One window from the genome of Alkalihalobacillus sp. LMS6 encodes:
- a CDS encoding GntP family permease, whose translation MLFFIIALGVLLIIVATSKFKVHPFLSLLMGTLFVGFASGMSFDLIVESINSGFGNLLMSIGLVIVFGTIIGVILEKAGAAYRMAEVVLRIVGPKHPQLAMSIIGFIVSIPVFCDSGFIILNSLRKALSKRAKVSMASMSVALATGLYATHTLVPPTPGPIAAAGNLGADAYLGTVIFIGFIVAVPATLVGYLWSIKVATKIEVPEDVSATGEEFDYDKVVASFGKMPSTFSAFLPILLPILLIAVGSILTVAEVDNGIASFFVFLGKPVIALLVGVIAALPLLPAFNEETLNGWVGQALKDAAPVLLITGVGGSFGTVIRNSGVEEIIQNWEIGGMFTGAMFLLVPFLIAAALKTAQGSSTTALVITSSLVAPMLPVMGIEGAVPLALVVMAVGAGAMTVSHVNDSYFWVVTQFTGMTVNDAYKAQTMATLLQGIVTIVITMILWVILV comes from the coding sequence ATGTTATTTTTTATTATTGCCTTAGGGGTTCTGCTCATTATCGTTGCAACGTCCAAATTTAAGGTTCATCCGTTCTTATCCTTATTAATGGGAACGCTATTTGTAGGGTTTGCATCGGGAATGTCATTTGATTTAATCGTTGAAAGCATTAATTCCGGTTTTGGAAATCTGTTAATGAGTATTGGTCTTGTTATTGTGTTCGGTACCATTATTGGCGTCATTCTTGAAAAAGCTGGTGCGGCGTATCGAATGGCAGAGGTTGTCCTTCGAATTGTAGGACCAAAGCATCCTCAGCTGGCAATGAGCATTATTGGCTTTATTGTATCGATTCCTGTATTTTGTGATTCTGGATTTATTATTTTAAACAGTTTAAGGAAAGCGCTATCAAAACGAGCGAAAGTTTCAATGGCTTCCATGTCTGTAGCACTAGCAACAGGGCTTTATGCAACGCATACACTCGTTCCACCAACGCCAGGACCAATCGCAGCGGCAGGGAATCTTGGCGCAGATGCTTATTTAGGAACGGTGATCTTCATAGGGTTCATCGTCGCTGTGCCTGCAACGTTAGTCGGCTATCTCTGGTCGATTAAAGTGGCAACGAAGATTGAGGTACCTGAAGATGTATCGGCAACCGGTGAAGAATTCGATTACGATAAAGTCGTTGCTTCATTTGGAAAAATGCCATCAACCTTCTCAGCATTTTTGCCCATTCTCTTGCCAATTCTTTTAATTGCAGTCGGCTCAATATTGACTGTTGCCGAAGTGGATAACGGCATAGCGTCGTTCTTTGTTTTCTTAGGAAAACCAGTCATTGCGCTTTTAGTAGGTGTGATTGCAGCCCTGCCATTACTTCCAGCTTTTAATGAAGAAACGCTGAATGGCTGGGTCGGGCAAGCGTTAAAAGATGCTGCGCCTGTGTTGTTAATTACAGGTGTCGGCGGGTCATTTGGTACCGTTATTCGCAATTCAGGTGTAGAAGAAATTATTCAAAACTGGGAGATCGGCGGAATGTTTACAGGAGCGATGTTTTTGCTCGTGCCATTCTTGATTGCAGCGGCATTAAAGACAGCACAAGGTTCTTCGACAACCGCACTCGTCATCACGTCATCCTTGGTTGCACCAATGTTGCCTGTGATGGGGATTGAAGGAGCAGTTCCATTAGCCCTTGTGGTGATGGCTGTGGGCGCCGGTGCAATGACGGTGTCGCACGTTAATGACAGCTACTTCTGGGTCGTGACGCAATTTACCGGAATGACCGTG
- a CDS encoding glycerate kinase, whose translation MKLVIAPDSFKGSLSAVEVAAVMERAISKALPGAETVLVPAADGGEGTMDSLVAATGGKKVAVMVKGPTCQPVKAEYGVLGDNETCVIEMASASGLVLIPSDERNPMVTTTYGTGELIKAALDAGYQSFILAVGGSATNDGGAGMLQALGMKLLDRDGKAVGFGGEEIGRIASIDDSLFDKRIAQSTFMIASDVQNPFVGPTGASAVFGPQKGATPEMVATLDRHLTKWADLIEEKTTIRLHDRAGAGAAGGIGGAFQAFFPSSMKRGIDLVIDYTGLEQKLEGADLVLTGEGQIDYQTASGKTPMGVAEAAKKKGIPVIAIAGSVGQGIEELYQYGITSVFSIVNRPMDLQQAIEHCEEYVAFATEQVVRTFFASRN comes from the coding sequence ATGAAACTAGTGATTGCACCAGACTCTTTTAAAGGAAGCTTGTCCGCTGTCGAGGTGGCGGCGGTTATGGAACGGGCGATTTCGAAAGCGCTTCCAGGAGCGGAGACAGTTTTGGTTCCTGCTGCGGACGGAGGAGAAGGCACGATGGATAGCCTTGTTGCTGCGACAGGCGGAAAAAAAGTAGCCGTGATGGTGAAAGGTCCGACGTGTCAGCCGGTAAAAGCCGAGTATGGGGTATTAGGCGATAACGAGACGTGTGTCATTGAAATGGCAAGCGCGTCAGGACTTGTATTGATTCCGTCGGATGAGCGTAACCCCATGGTAACGACAACATATGGCACTGGAGAGCTTATCAAGGCGGCTTTAGATGCTGGCTATCAATCCTTTATTTTAGCAGTCGGCGGGAGCGCGACCAACGATGGAGGAGCGGGCATGCTTCAAGCGCTTGGGATGAAGCTGTTAGATCGAGATGGAAAAGCTGTTGGATTTGGCGGGGAAGAGATCGGACGCATCGCTTCTATTGACGATTCTCTTTTTGATAAACGAATTGCTCAATCGACTTTTATGATTGCATCGGATGTGCAAAATCCTTTCGTTGGTCCAACAGGCGCATCAGCAGTGTTTGGTCCGCAAAAAGGAGCGACACCAGAGATGGTCGCAACGCTGGATCGCCATTTAACGAAGTGGGCTGATTTAATCGAAGAAAAGACAACGATTCGTCTTCATGATCGAGCAGGGGCAGGCGCTGCTGGCGGGATTGGTGGAGCCTTTCAAGCGTTCTTCCCATCGTCGATGAAGCGAGGCATTGATCTTGTGATTGACTATACAGGTTTGGAGCAAAAACTTGAAGGCGCGGATCTTGTGTTAACAGGAGAAGGGCAGATTGATTACCAGACTGCTTCAGGTAAAACACCGATGGGCGTAGCAGAAGCGGCAAAGAAGAAGGGAATTCCGGTTATTGCGATTGCAGGTTCCGTTGGGCAAGGGATTGAAGAACTCTATCAATACGGAATCACAAGCGTCTTCAGTATTGTAAACAGGCCAATGGATTTGCAGCAGGCGATTGAGCATTGCGAGGAATACGTCGCGTTTGCGACAGAGCAAGTCGTTCGAACGTTTTTTGCATCTCGAAACTAA
- a CDS encoding sugar diacid recognition domain-containing protein gives MLTNDIAIEVVEQTTRRLNRHINIMNHNGMILASSDPTRVNQIHDGAVHVLKTGESLTIHKKDRAKWMTAKPGINLPIEFQGTIIGVIGITGNPAEIWEFGELVKMNTEMMITQAHLFEQSEWKQRVRDQLFHELIQENASPQSLTNKAKQATFQLVPPFQVSLIRANAVNMKRSVLLNLLSTIFNEQTTLIGYATVDQVYLLTTAQHSDTVSKKVQKLHALLQQKNVSVHIATGTARDDLSSIASSYQEAKAGLELGKGPVTSFHEIQTRALLREMPSQSQKHYYESILGDLAEKYLDTLEHFFTHNGNIGECAKSMFIHRNSLVYRLKKIHDSTGYDPQRFDDSVPLQIAIWLKRLNEDEIRL, from the coding sequence ATGTTAACAAACGACATTGCGATTGAAGTCGTGGAACAAACCACACGACGATTAAACCGACACATTAATATCATGAATCATAACGGCATGATTCTCGCCTCATCAGACCCCACTCGCGTCAATCAAATTCATGACGGTGCCGTTCACGTGTTGAAAACAGGCGAAAGTTTGACCATCCACAAAAAAGATCGTGCGAAATGGATGACCGCAAAGCCTGGAATCAACTTGCCGATTGAATTCCAAGGCACGATAATCGGCGTCATTGGCATTACAGGTAATCCAGCTGAGATTTGGGAGTTTGGCGAGCTCGTCAAAATGAACACCGAAATGATGATCACCCAAGCCCATCTGTTTGAACAATCCGAGTGGAAACAGCGCGTACGCGATCAACTCTTTCATGAGCTCATTCAGGAAAACGCGTCGCCACAATCATTGACAAATAAGGCAAAACAAGCAACGTTCCAGCTTGTCCCTCCTTTTCAAGTTAGCCTAATTCGCGCAAATGCCGTCAACATGAAGCGAAGCGTGCTGCTGAATCTCCTGTCCACAATTTTCAATGAACAAACGACCTTAATTGGCTATGCAACAGTGGATCAAGTTTATTTGTTAACGACGGCACAGCATTCTGACACCGTATCAAAAAAGGTGCAAAAGCTTCACGCTCTGCTCCAGCAAAAAAACGTCTCGGTTCACATCGCTACAGGCACTGCCCGGGATGACCTTTCTTCGATTGCGTCATCTTATCAAGAAGCGAAGGCTGGGCTTGAATTAGGGAAAGGACCGGTCACATCTTTTCATGAAATTCAAACGCGAGCGTTATTGCGTGAAATGCCATCGCAGTCGCAAAAACACTACTATGAATCCATTTTAGGAGACCTAGCGGAAAAATACCTCGACACCCTTGAACATTTTTTCACACACAACGGCAATATAGGTGAGTGCGCCAAATCGATGTTTATCCACCGCAACTCCCTCGTGTATCGTTTAAAGAAAATTCACGACAGCACAGGCTACGACCCACAACGGTTTGACGATTCTGTTCCCCTCCAAATCGCCATTTGGTTGAAACGATTGAACGAAGACGAGATACGCCTTTAA
- a CDS encoding SDR family oxidoreductase, producing MKEVIVITGASRGLGRTLALHYAKKGYRLALCARNEEALAHVTEEARQLGAEVVAVQADVVHAQDVDRFVSVVEATYGTIDVLINNASIFGSGPRQLVDYEEQTFQEVLTTNVLNPFLMTKRALATMLANNQGLIINITSAAGKTGFAEWGAYGVSKFALEGLTETWADELSDTKTEICLLDPGEMNTAMHDIAVPDCDYPLLETEELLPLFDQILQNRGTVNGKRFDIYRYLEEVQS from the coding sequence ATGAAAGAAGTGATCGTCATTACAGGTGCATCAAGAGGACTCGGGCGTACGTTAGCGCTCCATTATGCAAAGAAGGGCTACCGCTTAGCCCTTTGCGCCCGGAATGAAGAAGCCTTAGCACACGTAACAGAAGAAGCACGACAACTTGGCGCTGAAGTCGTGGCTGTTCAAGCAGATGTTGTACATGCGCAAGACGTGGACCGGTTTGTCTCCGTCGTGGAAGCCACCTATGGAACGATCGATGTGTTAATCAACAATGCGTCCATTTTCGGCTCTGGCCCGCGCCAATTAGTCGATTACGAGGAGCAAACGTTTCAAGAAGTGCTCACCACAAATGTATTAAACCCTTTTCTCATGACAAAACGTGCTCTTGCAACGATGCTCGCAAATAATCAAGGACTGATTATCAATATCACGTCCGCCGCTGGCAAAACAGGTTTCGCCGAATGGGGCGCTTATGGCGTATCCAAATTTGCGCTAGAAGGGTTAACCGAAACGTGGGCAGATGAATTGTCCGACACCAAAACGGAAATTTGTTTACTCGATCCCGGAGAAATGAACACAGCCATGCATGACATTGCTGTTCCTGATTGCGATTACCCGCTCCTTGAAACAGAAGAACTGCTGCCGCTGTTTGACCAAATTTTACAAAACAGAGGAACAGTTAACGGCAAACGCTTTGACATTTACCGCTACCTAGAGGAGGTCCAATCATGA
- a CDS encoding S-adenosylmethionine:tRNA ribosyltransferase-isomerase, whose product MTNLMSLHDAFTLPAHLHAHTPPERMNVHRENVKLLHTERGTDRIHHHQLNELTQILQPNDLLIFNQSRTIPAQLFSETQQVTIRLARQLSETKWEALILNNDAQASQIDLKEGVTVELLGTGSEAPLTQIVFHHVNEPMLSYLHKYGEPIRYEYINTPWPLEAYQTVFATAPGSIEMPSAGRAFSWTLIQALKNQQIQVGFLTLHAGISYYENNQWPNPRHHPESYAIPAETLTAIQQAKAKGGRVIAVGTTVVRALETYAQAPHACEGETKLYIQKDTPLQLVDGLLSGLHEPHSSHLDLLRAFLPDEILLASYQQALQHEYLWHEFGDLHLML is encoded by the coding sequence ATGACGAATCTTATGTCGCTACATGACGCCTTCACATTGCCAGCACATCTTCATGCTCACACCCCGCCTGAGCGTATGAACGTTCATCGTGAAAATGTGAAGCTGCTTCATACAGAGAGGGGCACGGACCGTATTCACCATCACCAATTGAACGAGTTGACACAGATTTTACAACCAAACGACTTGCTCATCTTCAACCAAAGTCGAACGATTCCTGCTCAACTTTTTAGCGAAACGCAACAAGTGACGATTCGTTTGGCAAGGCAATTAAGCGAGACCAAATGGGAAGCATTGATTCTTAACAATGATGCTCAAGCTTCGCAAATCGACCTAAAGGAAGGAGTGACCGTTGAACTTCTTGGCACCGGGAGCGAGGCACCGTTAACACAAATCGTGTTTCATCACGTGAACGAACCGATGTTGTCTTACCTCCATAAGTACGGGGAACCGATTCGGTATGAATACATCAACACGCCATGGCCACTTGAAGCGTATCAAACCGTCTTCGCCACGGCACCCGGTTCAATTGAAATGCCTTCCGCTGGACGCGCGTTTTCTTGGACACTCATTCAAGCACTAAAAAACCAGCAGATTCAAGTCGGCTTTCTGACCTTACACGCTGGCATTAGCTATTACGAAAACAACCAATGGCCAAATCCACGGCATCACCCAGAGTCTTACGCCATTCCTGCTGAAACCCTAACCGCCATTCAACAGGCAAAAGCGAAAGGGGGTCGCGTCATTGCAGTTGGCACAACGGTTGTCCGTGCATTAGAAACGTATGCGCAAGCGCCACATGCTTGCGAAGGCGAAACCAAATTATATATTCAAAAAGATACACCGTTACAGCTTGTGGACGGCTTACTGTCTGGCCTACACGAACCCCATTCCAGTCATCTCGATTTATTAAGAGCGTTTTTGCCAGATGAGATCCTACTCGCAAGCTATCAACAAGCGTTGCAACACGAATACCTTTGGCATGAGTTTGGCGATCTTCATTTAATGCTGTAG
- a CDS encoding VOC family protein, with the protein MYVHHIGIDVHDIERSIAFYRNLFDATLVNRTSLNGEELVFLQIDAMQIELISSQTKKEEDPCSSSIHLAFRTETFELDLARFSRHHVPVEEGPYTLENGWNVVYFRGINNELIELLEIPSTSSHASLQTTPLASDRSHEASRTHSIDAF; encoded by the coding sequence ATGTACGTTCATCATATTGGAATCGATGTACACGACATCGAACGCTCGATTGCGTTTTATCGCAATCTATTTGACGCAACACTCGTCAATCGTACCTCTCTGAACGGAGAAGAACTCGTTTTCTTACAAATCGACGCCATGCAGATCGAGCTCATTTCTTCACAAACAAAAAAAGAGGAAGACCCGTGTTCTTCCTCCATTCACCTTGCGTTTCGTACCGAGACATTTGAATTAGATCTGGCGCGCTTTTCCCGCCATCACGTCCCAGTTGAAGAAGGGCCGTACACCCTTGAAAACGGCTGGAATGTTGTCTATTTCCGCGGCATCAACAACGAACTCATTGAATTACTGGAAATCCCCTCTACATCAAGCCATGCTTCACTGCAAACAACGCCGCTTGCGTCCGATCGTTCACATGAAGCTTCGAGAACACATTCGATAGATGCGTTTTAA
- a CDS encoding response regulator transcription factor codes for MKIMIVDDHTVVRKGLIFYLETIEDLEIVGEASNGEEALQLLSTVEPDLILMDLFMPVLNGMEATKQIKARFPAIKILVLSSFSDKDHVIPALQAGADGYQLKDIDPEDLVETMRAVLEGENKLHDKVTKFVLNRIATPMSEEEQAIGHLTKRERDVLVEVASGFSNKEIADRLGITEKTVKTHLSNVFSKLHVNDRTQAALFAVKHGLM; via the coding sequence ATGAAGATTATGATTGTTGACGACCATACCGTCGTACGAAAGGGGTTAATCTTCTATCTTGAGACGATAGAAGATTTGGAGATTGTGGGAGAGGCGAGCAACGGAGAAGAGGCGCTCCAACTGCTTTCAACCGTGGAACCAGATCTCATTTTAATGGATTTGTTTATGCCTGTTTTAAACGGCATGGAAGCAACAAAGCAGATTAAAGCGCGTTTTCCAGCGATCAAAATCCTCGTCCTTAGTTCGTTTTCGGATAAAGACCACGTCATCCCAGCGTTACAAGCTGGGGCAGATGGGTATCAATTAAAGGATATTGATCCTGAAGACCTCGTTGAGACGATGCGCGCGGTTTTGGAAGGGGAAAATAAACTTCACGATAAAGTAACGAAATTCGTGTTAAATCGAATTGCGACGCCGATGTCTGAAGAAGAGCAAGCGATTGGCCACTTAACGAAACGTGAAAGGGATGTTCTTGTTGAAGTGGCGTCAGGGTTCAGTAATAAAGAGATTGCGGATCGGTTAGGGATCACGGAAAAAACGGTTAAAACGCATCTATCGAATGTGTTCTCGAAGCTTCATGTGAACGATCGGACGCAAGCGGCGTTGTTTGCAGTGAAGCATGGCTTGATGTAG
- a CDS encoding GAF domain-containing sensor histidine kinase: MDSVETLKQIAKTLNEGERLEEILQAVLESLLATTGLETGWMFIVSPEGTQKLVAQAGLPEGLAHRQCAPLKEGTCYCVNKYKNGELHEPINIINCKRLKLAKENDWGETNGLARHATIPIKAGAESLGLINVASPAIDEFSLKELELFETVAYQIGATIKRFNAYTEEQKQTVLLGQLGRYLAHQRDLNHEDEYLVTIGETLQSFFQWKGVRLTFNDWSTFTGERGFYTKTVKLQLEDDVFELSVFSDQHLTSVDPVLYEVLTHISLQLKQFELKRQQQQLLRREERNRLARDLHDSVNQLLFSLILHAKGVERKIEDGELKASIGHVHQLGSQALAELKNLTRQLRPEGLESGIATKVEAYARLIGLDVEVEIEGLKQLGEPLEVCLWRLIQEALNNCQKHAGTNDVLVRIRFASESVIVQISDQGVGFEMNTVQKGMGLLNMKERVQELNGALDIRSALHSGTTVEICLPLGRMEGEQR; this comes from the coding sequence ATGGATAGTGTAGAGACGTTAAAACAAATTGCGAAAACGTTAAATGAAGGAGAGCGGTTAGAGGAGATTCTTCAAGCGGTCCTGGAGTCACTTCTTGCGACGACGGGTCTTGAAACGGGCTGGATGTTTATTGTGTCTCCAGAGGGGACGCAGAAACTCGTGGCACAAGCGGGCTTGCCAGAGGGCTTGGCCCATCGTCAATGTGCGCCGCTGAAAGAGGGCACGTGCTATTGCGTAAACAAGTATAAAAACGGTGAGCTTCACGAACCGATTAACATTATAAATTGTAAGCGTTTGAAGTTGGCGAAAGAGAACGACTGGGGCGAGACAAATGGATTAGCGCGACATGCGACGATTCCGATTAAGGCAGGTGCTGAGTCTTTAGGATTAATTAACGTTGCTTCGCCAGCGATTGATGAATTTTCGCTAAAAGAATTGGAATTATTTGAAACAGTTGCGTACCAAATTGGGGCGACGATTAAGCGGTTCAATGCGTATACGGAAGAGCAGAAGCAGACGGTTTTACTTGGTCAATTAGGAAGATATTTAGCCCATCAGCGGGATTTGAATCATGAGGATGAGTACTTAGTAACGATTGGCGAGACGCTGCAATCTTTTTTTCAATGGAAGGGCGTTCGGTTGACGTTCAATGATTGGTCGACGTTTACAGGGGAGCGCGGCTTTTATACGAAAACGGTCAAGCTTCAGCTGGAGGATGATGTTTTTGAATTGAGCGTTTTTAGTGACCAGCATCTTACGAGTGTGGACCCTGTCTTATATGAAGTGTTGACCCATATTTCTTTACAGTTAAAGCAGTTTGAGCTGAAGCGACAGCAACAGCAGTTATTGCGTCGAGAAGAGCGGAATCGTCTTGCCCGGGATTTGCATGATAGCGTCAATCAGCTGTTGTTTTCGCTCATCTTGCATGCGAAAGGTGTTGAGCGAAAAATCGAGGATGGGGAATTAAAGGCGTCGATTGGTCATGTGCATCAGCTAGGGAGTCAAGCGTTGGCAGAGCTGAAGAATCTAACGAGACAGCTGCGACCGGAGGGGTTAGAGTCGGGCATTGCGACAAAAGTTGAAGCGTATGCACGGCTCATTGGCTTGGATGTCGAGGTTGAAATTGAAGGATTAAAGCAGCTTGGGGAACCGTTGGAAGTGTGTTTGTGGAGATTGATCCAAGAAGCCTTAAATAATTGCCAGAAACATGCGGGAACGAATGATGTGCTGGTACGAATTCGTTTTGCGAGCGAAAGTGTGATTGTCCAAATTTCCGATCAGGGTGTTGGGTTTGAAATGAATACCGTTCAAAAAGGAATGGGTCTTTTAAATATGAAGGAACGGGTGCAGGAATTGAACGGCGCGCTCGACATTCGATCTGCATTACATAGTGGGACAACGGTAGAAATCTGTTTGCCGTTAGGGCGTATGGAAGGAGAACAGCGATGA
- the rpsN gene encoding 30S ribosomal protein S14 — MAKKSKVVKEQKRQELVQRYAERRKELKEKGDYAALAKLPRDSAPSRLTRRCRVTGRPRGVLRDFELSRIAFRELAHKGQIPGVKKASW; from the coding sequence ATGGCGAAAAAGTCCAAAGTCGTAAAGGAACAAAAGCGTCAGGAATTGGTTCAACGTTATGCAGAACGACGTAAAGAGTTAAAAGAAAAGGGCGATTATGCGGCACTTGCGAAGTTGCCAAGAGATTCCGCGCCTTCACGATTAACGAGAAGATGTCGTGTGACCGGTCGTCCGAGAGGAGTCTTAAGAGATTTCGAGTTATCAAGAATTGCCTTTCGGGAGCTTGCGCATAAAGGACAAATTCCAGGTGTGAAAAAAGCATCTTGGTAA
- a CDS encoding metal-binding protein ZinT, whose product MKKSSFYLSALALSLTLAACQDTNDGANETSTQEDEQPASSEEQEAIEVDITGLGDHYHTGDTVELTATVSGSDKLDHWHWYTRESDQDDWEAASGQEGDTFSMEAADGVEVKAVLYGDDHEVAAESDPVTIMIDDHHGHDEESKLIYQGYFDDEQVADRELSDWEGDWQSVFPYLQNGDLDDVFAHKAEEGDMTAEEYKDYYTTGYETDVERITIDDGHVTFYENNQEYSGDYAYDGYEILTYEKGNRGVRFIYSLTEEAENMPQYIQFSDHIIAPQESSHFHLYWGDDREELLDEVEHWPTYYPSSLDADGIVRDQLAH is encoded by the coding sequence TTGAAGAAATCATCATTTTATCTTAGTGCACTCGCACTAAGTCTTACTCTAGCAGCTTGTCAGGACACAAACGATGGAGCGAACGAAACAAGTACTCAGGAAGATGAGCAACCTGCATCAAGCGAGGAACAAGAAGCCATTGAAGTGGATATTACGGGTCTAGGGGATCACTACCATACAGGCGATACCGTTGAACTAACTGCAACAGTAAGTGGTTCTGATAAACTGGATCACTGGCATTGGTATACGAGAGAAAGCGACCAAGACGATTGGGAAGCCGCATCTGGTCAGGAAGGCGATACGTTTTCAATGGAAGCAGCAGACGGGGTAGAAGTAAAAGCGGTTCTTTATGGAGATGACCATGAAGTAGCAGCGGAATCCGATCCAGTGACGATCATGATTGACGACCACCATGGTCACGATGAAGAAAGCAAATTAATCTATCAAGGCTATTTTGATGATGAGCAAGTAGCGGACCGAGAACTATCTGACTGGGAAGGCGACTGGCAATCTGTCTTTCCATACCTTCAAAATGGCGACTTAGATGATGTCTTTGCGCACAAAGCGGAAGAAGGCGACATGACAGCAGAAGAATACAAAGACTACTACACAACAGGCTATGAAACCGATGTAGAACGCATCACCATTGATGACGGTCACGTGACGTTTTATGAGAATAATCAAGAATATTCTGGAGATTACGCGTACGACGGTTACGAAATTCTTACATACGAAAAAGGAAACCGTGGTGTCCGCTTTATCTATTCACTAACAGAAGAAGCAGAAAACATGCCGCAATACATTCAATTCAGTGATCATATTATCGCCCCTCAAGAGTCTAGTCACTTCCACCTCTACTGGGGAGACGATCGCGAAGAACTACTTGATGAAGTCGAGCATTGGCCAACGTACTACCCGTCTTCCCTTGACGCAGATGGCATTGTCCGCGATCAACTCGCACACTAA
- a CDS encoding metal ABC transporter solute-binding protein, Zn/Mn family produces the protein MKQSVKPLFVGLSAMTVLMGCQSEGTTGQDADVNVVASFLPMYEFTKQVAGDRANVQLMVSEGQDAHGYEPSAQDVAAVNEADVFVYSSEEMEFWVDSLFNTLENNDLVIARAADGLEDAHHDHADAGDITVEGVADHYHTGDDVTLTAKVAEDVDYDHWHWYQRADENEEWSAVPGQSTDTFSVTAEDASFDVQAVLYDNDHNVFAESEAVAIEIDNHDEEEHAPSSDEPIEIVGLADHYHTGDVVTLQAETSKDVTYDDWHWFKKEEHDDDWQAVPEQDSSHFEHKTTGESFDIKAVLYDDDHNVHAESPSVHVLIDDHDDQDPHIWLDPVLAQDQVRMIRDALIEADPDGESTYTKNADQFIHELQALDEDFRTALEGAENRTFVVQHQAFGYLADRYDLEQIAIGGLSTEIEPSPSRMAEIGELIEEYDVPVIYYQQGANSSIAQTVATETGTEIAVLYDLEVLSEELLENDLGYVEAMRQNLEALQQSVQ, from the coding sequence ATGAAACAATCCGTAAAACCCCTATTCGTTGGGCTATCCGCCATGACCGTGTTAATGGGGTGCCAAAGTGAAGGAACAACAGGCCAAGACGCTGATGTAAATGTCGTTGCCTCCTTCCTGCCGATGTATGAATTTACAAAACAAGTAGCTGGCGATCGAGCAAATGTTCAGTTGATGGTGTCAGAAGGACAAGATGCCCACGGCTATGAACCGAGCGCACAAGATGTAGCTGCCGTCAACGAAGCCGATGTCTTTGTGTACAGCAGTGAAGAAATGGAATTTTGGGTCGACAGCTTGTTTAATACCCTTGAAAATAACGACCTCGTTATTGCCCGTGCAGCAGATGGCTTGGAAGATGCGCATCACGATCATGCAGACGCAGGCGACATCACGGTTGAAGGAGTAGCGGATCATTACCATACCGGTGATGATGTAACGCTAACAGCTAAAGTGGCTGAAGACGTGGACTATGATCACTGGCATTGGTACCAGCGCGCTGATGAAAACGAAGAATGGTCAGCCGTTCCTGGACAGAGCACAGACACCTTTTCTGTGACAGCCGAAGACGCGAGCTTTGACGTTCAAGCCGTTCTCTATGACAACGACCACAATGTGTTCGCTGAGTCAGAAGCAGTGGCGATTGAAATCGACAACCACGACGAAGAGGAGCATGCCCCTTCAAGCGATGAGCCAATTGAGATTGTCGGATTAGCCGATCACTATCATACAGGTGATGTGGTCACACTCCAAGCCGAAACCAGTAAAGACGTAACGTATGACGATTGGCACTGGTTCAAAAAAGAAGAGCATGACGATGACTGGCAAGCCGTTCCAGAACAAGACTCAAGCCATTTTGAACACAAAACAACTGGCGAAAGTTTCGATATCAAAGCCGTCCTTTACGATGATGACCACAACGTCCATGCTGAATCTCCTTCTGTTCACGTCCTCATCGACGACCATGACGATCAAGATCCACACATTTGGTTAGATCCGGTGCTTGCACAAGATCAAGTCAGAATGATTCGCGACGCATTAATCGAAGCGGACCCTGACGGCGAATCAACCTATACGAAAAATGCCGATCAGTTTATTCATGAATTACAAGCATTAGATGAAGACTTTCGCACTGCATTAGAAGGCGCCGAAAATCGGACGTTCGTTGTTCAACATCAAGCATTCGGCTACCTTGCCGATCGCTATGACTTAGAACAGATCGCGATTGGTGGCCTATCCACGGAAATCGAACCAAGCCCGTCACGGATGGCTGAAATTGGCGAACTTATAGAGGAATACGACGTACCTGTTATCTATTATCAACAAGGAGCAAACTCCTCCATTGCTCAAACCGTTGCGACAGAAACCGGGACAGAAATTGCCGTCTTGTATGACCTTGAAGTGTTATCAGAAGAATTACTAGAAAATGATTTAGGGTACGTAGAGGCCATGCGCCAAAACCTTGAAGCCCTACAACAAAGCGTTCAATAA